Proteins from a genomic interval of uncultured Methanocorpusculum sp.:
- a CDS encoding DUF3467 domain-containing protein, with protein sequence MAGNELNIQIPQNLDPVYSNMIQIAFKDDEFTMMFLHQLPMANQAKAKAIVAISPTHAKKLLAALEKGVNDYEAKFGPITGGAHTDGSKTATLQGYS encoded by the coding sequence ATGGCAGGTAACGAACTCAACATTCAGATCCCTCAAAACCTTGATCCCGTGTACAGTAATATGATCCAGATCGCATTCAAGGATGACGAGTTTACGATGATGTTTTTACACCAGCTTCCAATGGCAAATCAGGCCAAAGCAAAGGCGATCGTAGCAATCAGCCCGACACACGCGAAGAAACTTCTCGCAGCACTGGAAAAGGGCGTGAATGATTACGAGGCGAAGTTTGGACCGATCACCGGCGGGGCGCATACCGACGGATCCAAGACCGCGACACTCCAGGGATATTCATAA
- the feoB gene encoding ferrous iron transport protein B, protein MMRRAALLGNPSVGKSLIFNHLTGLGVEVSNYPGTTVGLMSGIVRYNETEFSLTDLPGIYSLSGKSDEEKLVREYLITGDADLIVAVLDAKHLERNLYLLLQAAEIRKPLIIVLNMMDDARLAGKIIDTSALSQKFGVPVIETIATEGKNLEKIADYVIGDQLPVPIIIPRYDHHIEAAAKNLQKFHNLSAAEALFALENVPLSTLSPEVMESAAAISSEIEKRHMMSPDQIIGANRHNTAKAISDEVTTITPQKKRRDLDSLLTRGFPGLPILILIMVGILGIVFLLGGFLEEAIISVMTTYLLDPFHALNLPRFWDTVGGAVILALMSGLGIAFPYVFLFYIFISILEDTGYLTRAAFLADRGMHRLGLHGQGLIPLVLSFGCSVPAIMSTRFLPTRRERIIASVLVTMLPCSARTVVISGIVASFIGFGAAFSIYGVVFILVFTLGCVLSRITPGEQYGMILEMAQLRRPIPKYVVRKAWMRVSEFLYIAMPLLLVSSVFLGIFEYFGLVTMFESFIDPISTAVLGLPGFAFTALLFGILRKEMAFETLAIMGGTTDLASILTSSQLYIFALVCVLFVPCISTIAVLMKEIGVKAAALITVFTLLLGTSLGALLHFVFMLV, encoded by the coding sequence ATGATGCGCCGCGCCGCTCTGCTCGGGAATCCAAGTGTTGGAAAATCCCTCATCTTCAATCATCTGACCGGTCTCGGCGTCGAGGTGAGCAATTATCCGGGCACCACAGTCGGGCTGATGTCGGGCATCGTCCGCTACAACGAAACAGAGTTTTCGCTCACCGATCTGCCGGGCATCTATTCGCTTTCGGGAAAATCCGACGAGGAAAAACTCGTCAGAGAGTATCTCATCACAGGCGACGCCGATCTGATCGTCGCGGTTTTGGATGCCAAACACCTGGAACGAAATCTGTATCTTCTTTTGCAGGCCGCCGAGATCAGGAAACCTCTGATCATCGTTTTGAATATGATGGATGATGCGAGATTGGCCGGAAAAATCATCGACACCTCTGCTCTTTCGCAGAAGTTCGGCGTTCCGGTGATCGAGACGATCGCGACCGAGGGAAAAAATCTGGAGAAGATCGCCGACTACGTCATCGGCGATCAACTCCCCGTTCCAATAATCATTCCGCGGTACGATCATCACATCGAAGCCGCGGCAAAAAATCTGCAGAAGTTTCACAATCTCTCCGCGGCCGAAGCACTCTTTGCATTGGAAAATGTTCCCTTAAGCACGCTCTCGCCTGAAGTTATGGAGAGTGCCGCCGCGATCTCGTCGGAGATCGAAAAACGGCACATGATGTCTCCCGATCAGATCATCGGAGCAAACCGGCACAACACGGCAAAAGCGATTTCTGATGAGGTGACGACGATCACCCCGCAGAAAAAACGCCGCGATCTCGATTCCCTTCTGACCCGCGGGTTCCCGGGTCTTCCGATCCTGATCCTGATAATGGTCGGGATACTCGGAATCGTGTTTCTTCTTGGAGGATTTCTGGAAGAAGCCATCATCAGCGTGATGACGACGTATCTCTTAGATCCTTTTCATGCGCTGAATCTTCCGCGGTTTTGGGATACAGTCGGCGGTGCCGTGATCCTCGCTCTGATGTCGGGTCTTGGGATCGCCTTTCCGTATGTGTTTCTCTTCTACATCTTCATCTCGATCCTGGAGGACACCGGATATCTGACCCGGGCCGCTTTCCTTGCGGATCGGGGCATGCACAGACTCGGTCTCCATGGTCAGGGCCTGATCCCTCTTGTTCTCTCGTTTGGATGCAGTGTTCCGGCCATCATGAGCACGCGTTTTCTTCCGACCAGACGTGAGCGGATCATAGCCTCCGTTCTCGTAACAATGCTTCCCTGCTCCGCAAGAACGGTCGTCATTTCTGGGATCGTTGCCTCATTTATCGGATTCGGCGCCGCATTCTCTATCTACGGGGTCGTGTTCATTCTTGTGTTCACTCTCGGCTGCGTTCTTTCCCGGATCACGCCTGGGGAACAGTACGGAATGATCCTTGAAATGGCGCAGCTTCGCCGGCCGATCCCAAAGTATGTCGTCAGGAAAGCCTGGATGCGGGTAAGCGAGTTTTTGTACATCGCCATGCCGCTTTTGCTTGTAAGCAGCGTGTTTCTTGGGATATTCGAATACTTCGGTCTTGTTACGATGTTCGAGTCGTTCATCGATCCTATCTCAACGGCCGTTCTCGGACTGCCGGGCTTTGCGTTCACCGCCCTTCTCTTTGGGATCCTTCGTAAAGAGATGGCGTTTGAAACGCTCGCGATCATGGGGGGAACGACCGATCTTGCCTCCATTCTCACGAGCAGTCAGTTGTATATTTTCGCGCTGGTGTGCGTTCTTTTTGTTCCCTGTATCTCGACGATCGCCGTTCTGATGAAGGAGATCGGAGTAAAGGCCGCCGCCCTCATCACGGTTTTTACTCTTCTGCTCGGGACCTCGCTTGGGGCACTTCTGCATTTTGTGTTCATGCTGGTGTGA
- a CDS encoding Dna2/Cas4 domain-containing protein: MPVDKISVTDVVKAGTCHMQLYLAKSTDTPYEEPIKYTVAKQLSYYLGDILSVEDVWEQGLKNMVPEDQPALTYLDQMVAACSKLTWRQAERYDVSVFSEKYGIYGKVDWFFDDSFSLVKSGEAPTRGVYLSDRLRVVCYAVCLEDMFGKPFYGRVEYLGSGTIRSVVVEPQDRRALFLALRAAEKVLAGGIPKVVRGPYCTRCQFVETCSAVEKPKSLFSKMMSKA, from the coding sequence ATGCCGGTCGACAAAATTTCTGTAACAGATGTGGTGAAAGCAGGCACCTGTCACATGCAGCTTTACCTGGCAAAATCCACCGATACCCCGTACGAAGAACCGATCAAATATACGGTTGCAAAACAGCTCTCCTATTATCTGGGCGATATTCTCTCGGTCGAGGATGTCTGGGAGCAGGGGCTGAAAAATATGGTTCCCGAGGATCAGCCCGCGCTTACCTACCTCGATCAGATGGTCGCCGCCTGCAGCAAACTGACCTGGCGTCAGGCCGAACGGTATGATGTTTCTGTTTTTTCTGAAAAATACGGTATCTACGGGAAGGTGGACTGGTTCTTCGACGACAGTTTTTCTCTGGTAAAAAGCGGAGAGGCGCCTACCCGCGGCGTCTATCTTTCGGATCGCCTGCGGGTAGTCTGCTATGCGGTCTGTCTTGAAGATATGTTTGGCAAACCTTTCTATGGGCGCGTCGAGTATCTCGGGTCGGGGACGATACGCAGTGTCGTAGTCGAGCCGCAGGACCGGCGTGCATTGTTCCTTGCACTAAGGGCAGCAGAGAAAGTGCTTGCAGGCGGGATTCCGAAAGTCGTCCGGGGTCCATACTGCACCCGGTGTCAATTTGTTGAAACCTGCTCCGCTGTTGAAAAACCAAAATCCCTCTTTTCCAAAATGATGTCAAAGGCATAA
- a CDS encoding energy-coupling factor ABC transporter permease codes for MHFMDGFLPIGWCVFWAVLAAPFLIYGMWKITKMINKDRHVLHLMAVCGAFIFVVSLVDIPSPTGSCSHPKGTGLSASFFGPAVTSVLGLIILVFQALLLGHGGFTTLGATAFSMAIMGPLAAWLVFKGLRKTGRVPLGPAVFCAAVAANCVTYLLTSLQIALAYPVEGSVLTAFLAAAAVFAVVQIPISIIEGIISGLVATYIARIKPEILQKLGVISGEEVKKVLSEQA; via the coding sequence ATGCACTTTATGGATGGGTTCCTGCCCATTGGCTGGTGTGTTTTCTGGGCCGTTCTGGCAGCTCCGTTTCTCATCTACGGTATGTGGAAAATAACGAAAATGATCAATAAGGACAGGCATGTCCTTCATTTGATGGCAGTGTGCGGAGCGTTTATATTTGTGGTTTCCTTGGTGGACATCCCGTCGCCGACCGGGAGCTGCTCCCACCCGAAGGGGACGGGTCTTTCGGCCTCGTTCTTTGGACCGGCAGTCACGTCGGTTCTCGGTCTGATCATTCTCGTGTTCCAGGCGCTTTTGCTTGGACACGGCGGGTTCACCACGCTTGGGGCCACCGCTTTTTCGATGGCGATAATGGGGCCTTTGGCCGCCTGGCTGGTTTTTAAGGGCCTTAGAAAAACCGGCCGGGTCCCTCTTGGGCCGGCGGTTTTCTGTGCGGCGGTTGCTGCCAACTGTGTGACCTATCTCCTAACCTCTCTCCAGATAGCTCTGGCATATCCGGTTGAAGGCAGCGTTCTGACGGCGTTTCTTGCGGCGGCGGCCGTTTTTGCGGTCGTTCAGATCCCGATCTCAATCATAGAAGGGATCATCAGCGGACTTGTTGCGACCTATATCGCCCGCATAAAACCGGAAATTTTGCAGAAACTCGGCGTCATCTCAGGCGAAGAGGTCAAAAAAGTTCTCAGCGAACAGGCTTGA
- a CDS encoding PhzF family phenazine biosynthesis isomerase, producing METYLYRKADASTGNPAACLFLDENQTLSDDAMLEIARQHKGFVSEVIFCKSHDGIFLTYYSSEGEVSFCGHGTIACMYTLVKNTPALLSCREIPILTNKKGHLTVYNRIADEDAVFISAPKPSYLSTGLKPEDTAAPLGLYDEDISREFPIEVIDAGLRTLIVPLNSFQKLVSIYPDEPGLKEFCLQNDIDIILIFSLNTADTENIAHTRVFAPRFGYLEDPATGSGNSAFGYYMLKHSIWDGSSCSIEQGGDNRVFNKIKLRFQDDVLLFGGKATTHIDGVYYY from the coding sequence ATGGAGACATACCTATATCGAAAAGCGGATGCATCCACCGGCAATCCTGCCGCCTGCCTTTTTCTGGACGAAAACCAGACGCTTTCAGACGACGCTATGCTGGAGATAGCCCGCCAGCACAAGGGTTTTGTTTCAGAAGTGATCTTTTGTAAAAGTCACGACGGTATTTTTCTCACATACTACTCGTCCGAAGGCGAGGTCAGTTTCTGTGGGCACGGGACGATCGCCTGTATGTACACGCTCGTTAAGAACACGCCGGCCCTTTTGTCGTGCAGAGAGATCCCCATCCTCACGAACAAAAAAGGACATCTCACCGTCTATAACAGGATCGCGGATGAGGATGCCGTCTTTATTTCCGCTCCAAAGCCGAGTTATCTGTCGACCGGTCTAAAACCGGAGGACACTGCTGCTCCGCTTGGGTTGTACGATGAGGACATCAGTCGGGAATTTCCAATCGAGGTCATCGATGCGGGACTTCGGACATTGATCGTGCCGCTGAACTCTTTCCAAAAACTCGTCTCCATCTATCCTGATGAACCGGGCCTCAAGGAGTTCTGCCTGCAAAACGATATCGACATTATTTTGATCTTTTCACTGAATACGGCCGATACGGAAAATATTGCCCATACACGGGTTTTTGCTCCGAGATTCGGGTATCTGGAAGATCCCGCGACGGGGTCAGGGAACAGCGCGTTTGGATACTACATGCTCAAACACAGTATATGGGACGGCTCATCGTGTTCCATCGAACAAGGGGGAGACAACCGGGTATTTAACAAAATCAAACTCCGGTTCCAGGATGATGTCCTGCTGTTTGGAGGCAAAGCCACGACCCACATCGACGGCGTGTATTATTATTAA
- a CDS encoding metal-dependent transcriptional regulator, translating to MTFELSEDILEAILNTGKETVKVSNLENLANGNTEGLEKALTCLKDKGYVTESSQGLSLTDKGTLKAAQVARKHAVLTSFLTDVLGTEPDHASKEACQMEHSISTETIDRLDTFLENRGPGHKPGHGRTWGRRAARIEHPVMQEHEGHVHEGHAGLTKRNPIVSLSECQEGSLLQVSMIRCFGKHSRLIDLGVIPGELITLRRKLDNHAVVITVKGCDIALSPEVAENIMVERCNTQ from the coding sequence ATGACCTTTGAACTTTCGGAAGATATTCTCGAAGCAATACTCAATACCGGAAAAGAAACGGTAAAGGTTTCGAATCTGGAAAATCTGGCGAACGGCAACACCGAAGGCCTTGAAAAAGCGCTTACCTGCCTCAAAGACAAAGGCTACGTCACCGAATCCTCGCAGGGACTTTCGCTCACGGACAAGGGCACCCTGAAAGCGGCTCAGGTGGCGCGCAAACATGCGGTCCTGACCAGTTTCCTGACAGATGTTCTCGGCACCGAACCGGATCATGCATCCAAAGAGGCCTGCCAGATGGAACACAGCATCTCCACCGAGACGATCGACCGCCTCGACACGTTCCTGGAAAACCGCGGTCCGGGACACAAACCCGGGCACGGAAGGACCTGGGGAAGACGGGCGGCCCGAATTGAGCATCCCGTTATGCAGGAGCACGAAGGACATGTGCATGAAGGACATGCAGGCCTTACGAAACGCAATCCGATCGTCTCCCTTTCCGAATGTCAGGAAGGCTCTCTTCTGCAGGTCTCCATGATCCGGTGTTTTGGAAAACACAGCAGGCTTATTGATCTGGGCGTGATTCCCGGAGAACTGATCACGCTTCGGCGAAAACTCGACAATCACGCCGTCGTCATCACCGTCAAAGGATGCGACATCGCCCTAAGCCCCGAGGTCGCCGAGAATATTATGGTCGAGCGGTGCAACACGCAATGA
- a CDS encoding DNA polymerase subunit beta, whose protein sequence is MTEDGCLYAVSGYENDSRAECVLRYVPTEGGDRTAPSVIRYKKYDFADAFAWVREHKPEYLDLVHRVPLSDIVRVLKPEEEAANIATRNPRVARLFSHFDLPPMTFGCTGSLLAGLENSASDIDMVVYGSVWFLAREQLMAAVKAGKIPEMSEEMWQKVYRKRVPDISFDDFVLHESRKFNRGEFEGTYFDLLYSRGYDNIRSVPPITLGEKTGVMTIEAKVTDASLAFDTPGIYKVDHEEIDMVLSFTHTYCGQCFTGEMLEAKGVVEEHGDQTWLIVGTTREAHGEYIVSRTLLDR, encoded by the coding sequence ATGACCGAAGACGGCTGTCTTTACGCAGTTTCGGGGTATGAAAACGATTCCCGCGCCGAATGCGTGCTGCGCTATGTCCCAACAGAGGGCGGTGACAGAACTGCGCCGTCCGTGATCCGATATAAAAAATACGATTTTGCCGACGCCTTTGCCTGGGTCAGGGAACACAAACCCGAATACCTCGATCTGGTCCACCGCGTCCCTCTTTCCGACATCGTCCGCGTGTTGAAGCCCGAAGAAGAAGCGGCAAACATTGCTACGAGAAACCCCAGAGTTGCCCGGCTGTTTTCCCACTTCGACCTGCCGCCGATGACCTTTGGATGCACGGGATCCCTGCTTGCGGGTCTGGAAAATTCCGCGTCCGACATCGACATGGTCGTGTACGGCTCGGTCTGGTTTTTGGCACGCGAGCAGCTGATGGCCGCGGTGAAGGCGGGAAAAATCCCGGAGATGAGCGAAGAGATGTGGCAGAAGGTTTACCGGAAGCGGGTCCCCGACATCAGTTTCGACGACTTCGTTCTGCACGAGAGCAGAAAGTTCAACCGCGGCGAGTTCGAAGGGACCTACTTCGATCTGCTCTACTCGAGAGGATACGACAACATCCGATCGGTCCCGCCGATCACGCTCGGCGAAAAAACCGGCGTGATGACGATCGAAGCAAAAGTCACCGATGCAAGTCTGGCTTTCGATACTCCTGGTATCTACAAAGTCGACCACGAAGAGATCGACATGGTCTTATCCTTCACCCATACCTACTGCGGCCAGTGTTTCACGGGAGAGATGCTGGAAGCAAAAGGCGTTGTTGAGGAGCACGGGGATCAGACCTGGCTTATCGTCGGGACGACCCGGGAAGCTCACGGCGAGTATATCGTGTCGAGAACCCTGCTCGACCGGTAA